One genomic segment of Carassius carassius chromosome 21, fCarCar2.1, whole genome shotgun sequence includes these proteins:
- the foxd5 gene encoding forkhead box protein D5, with product MTLYHDYEEVQRTPVSSEDDEIDIVGGDHSDSDREYFLVPCRDPTEADHSGSESSGESESSFSAATAPKQTSAVKPPYSYIALITMAILQSPMKKLTLSGICDFISNKFPYYKEKFPAWQNSIRHNLSLNDCFIKIPREPGNPGKGNYWSLDPASEDMFDNGSFLRRRKRFKRNQPEFTKDNLVLFHPTLSYRAYGRPYCVSGPVPAQANPIGYLPVPDGIMVPPPYFQYQTLNIKVHEAPEIQQRPEHKTQKCSFSIDSIMARSTASTHHLTPDYSSVFPRPTSSVLAVPARTALLKTIPFTETLRMVYPHC from the coding sequence ATGACCCTTTACCATGATTACGAAGAAGTGCAGCGCACCCCTGTCTCTTCTGAAGACGATGAAATAGACATCGTCGGAGGAGACCACAGCGATAGCGACAGAGAGTATTTCCTCGTGCCTTGCAGAGACCCCACGGAGGCGGATCACTCAGGGTCCGAGTCCTCAGGAGAGAGCGAGAGCAGCTTCTCCGCCGCGACCGCCCCAAAGCAGACCTCCGCCGTCAAACCTCCCTATTCCTACATCGCCCTGATAACCATGGCGATCCTCCAGAGCCCGATGAAGAAGCTGACCCTCAGCGGCATCTGCGACTTCATCAGCAACAAGTTCCCCTACTACAAGGAGAAATTCCCCGCGTGGCAGAACTCCATCAGACACAACTTGTCACTCAACGACTGCTTCATCAAGATCCCACGAGAGCCTGGAAACCCGGGGAAAGGCAACTACTGGTCCCTGGACCCTGCATCTGAGGACATGTTTGACAACGGCAGCTTTCTGCGCAGAAGGAAAAGATTTAAGAGGAACCAACCCGAGTTCACCAAAGACAACCTGGTGCTTTTCCACCCAACGTTAAGTTATCGAGCATACGGGCGACCTTACTGCGTCTCTGGGCCGGTTCCAGCCCAGGCTAATCCTATTGGATATTTGCCAGTGCCGGATGGCATCATGGTGCCACCTCCATATTTCCAATATCAGACTCTGAACATTAAGGTCCACGAAGCTCCTGAAATCCAGCAAAGGCCCGAGCACAAGACCCAGAAGTGTTCGTTCAGCATCGACAGCATTATGGCCAGGTCAACGGCGTCGACTCATCATCTCACACCTGACTATAGTTCTGTATTTCCCAGACCGACATCAAGTGTGTTAGCAGTGCCAGCTAGGACTGCTCTGCTGAAGACTATACCTTTCACAGAAACTCTGCGGATGGTGTATCCTCACTGTTGA
- the cbwd gene encoding zinc-regulated GTPase metalloprotein activator 1, with amino-acid sequence MEEEDECPELVPIKEKQTGPTVQIPVTIITGYLGAGKTTLLNYILTEQHNKRIAVILNEFGEGSALEKSLAVSQAGELYEEWLELRNGCLCCSVKDNGLKAIENLMEKKGKFDYILLETTGLADPGAVASMFWVDAELGSDVYLDGIVTVIDAKYGMQHLTEEKPEGLINEAARQIALADLTIINKTDLVNDSELVALRDTVRSINGLVKILETQKSRVDLSQVLDLHSFDINDGVRLAEKLQLVKTSQPHLDKSMLTITFEVPGSVSEDLLNIFVQDLLWEKTFKNKAGLPMAVIRLKGILSIQQKEKKVMLQGVHELYELDETPESWADQEPRSNRLVFIGRNLDGEILKKEFISAMSNKV; translated from the exons ATGGAGGAAGAGGATGAATGTCCAGAGTTAGTTCCCATCAAGGAGAAACAAACCGGACCCACAGTTCAGATACCAGTCACCATCATCACCGGATACTTGG GTGCTGGAAAGACAACACTTTTGAACTACATCTTAACAGAGCAGCATAATAAACGAATAGCTGTCATTCTTAATGAATTTGGTGAAG GCAGTGCTCTGGAGAAGTCTTTAGCTGTCAGTCAGGCAGGAGAGCTGTATGAGGAGTGGCTGGAGCTAAGGAACGGCTGCCTGTGCTGCTCTGTCAA AGACAATGGTTTAAAAGCTATTGAAAATCTAATGGAGAAGAAAGGAAAGTTTGACTACATCCTTCTAGAGACGACTGGATTGGCAGATCCAG GAGCTGTTGCTTCCATGTTTTGGGTTGATGCAGAATTAGGAAGTGATGTCTATCTGGACG GTATTGTCACAGTTATAGATGCTAAATATGGGATGCAG CATCTAACAGAAGAGAAGCCAGAGGGTCTTATCAATGAAGCTGCAAG GCAGATAGCTCTTGCTGATCTGACCATCATCAATAAAACTGATCTAGTGAATGACAGTGAGCTGGTGGCGCTCAGAGATACAGTGAG ATCAATAAATGGGCTTGTGAAGATTTTGGAGACACAAAAATCCAG GGTTGACCTGTCTCAAGTATTAGATTTACATTCATTTGATATCAACGATGGTGTAAG GTTAGCTGAAAAGCTGCAGCTGGTGAAAACAAGCCAACCACATCTAGACAAG agtATGCTGACTATAACATTTGAAGTTCCTGGCAGTGTGTCAGAAGACCTATTAAATATATTCGTTCAG gatCTCCTATGGGAAAAGACATTTAAGAACAAAGCTGGCTTGCCAATGGCAGTTATCCGGTTAAAG GGGATCCTCTCCATCCAGCAGAAAGAAAAGAAGGTGATGTTGCAGGGTGTCCATGAGCTTTATGAGCTGGATGAGACTCCAGAGTCCTGGGCAGATCAGGAGCCAAGAAGCAACCGACTCGTCTTCATTG GTCGGAACCTTGATGGTGAAATTCTGAAGAAAGAGTTTATTTCAGCCATGTCAAATAAAGTCTGA